One window of Parus major isolate Abel chromosome 12, Parus_major1.1, whole genome shotgun sequence genomic DNA carries:
- the ATXN7 gene encoding ataxin-7 isoform X3, with amino-acid sequence MPIFGLCPAHDDFYLVMCNHCNQVVKPQAFQSHYERRHSSSSKPPLTPPSSSVFSLISSFPSKNKGSSGSGSNRSSSGGTSASSSNSKLLKSPKDKLQISGNNRLMHSVQHSKVPHDKIMTPSVKVEKIHPKIDGAQLKAAVGPTCSTTVSSSIKTGLNCPSIPKPPLPSPGQILNGKGLLSVPPFLEKKPEENTNNRKFLHKRLSEREFDPDIYCGVIDVETRKPCTRSLTCKTHSLTQRRAVQGRRKRFDVLLAEHKSKTREKELLRHSDHHQQMPPLREPHPSPTKTSQELHQNSHGVTLTESKPLLPNKPKPHPPSLPRPPGCPAQHSGNAPSESPSVHESPHPPLPAAEPASRLSSDEGECDEKEEPVEKLDCYYSGHHPQPAAFCTFGSQQIGRGYYVFDKRWNHIRCALDFMLEKHLNSQMWKKIPPASSNTASVRAPHRTNLMPASQHGVSAAGFLLPTTVMSSPALVSPSCVSLNHKSVPSHGTTLNANPAALGAVDPVCSMQSRQVSSSPSTPTVLSSVPSPMPSKPQKMKSSKSFKPKESSAGSGTCNSTGSVSSSGGSGKKRKNSSALLAPSHSTESFRKNCVVNSGNSGTSYHPSVTASSHSVGLNCMTSKANSVSLKHDQSGRGPPTGSPAESIKRMSVMMNSSDSTLSLGPFVHQSSELTVNSHSSFSHSHTSLDKLIGKKRKCSPGSSSINSSSSKSNKVAKLTSVNNVHAKHTGAIPGTQGLMNNSLFHQPKARP; translated from the exons AAAGAAgacacagctcctccagcaagCCGCCTTTGACTCCGCCCTCCTCTTCAGtattttccctcatttcatCTTTCCCTTCAAAAAACAAAGGTAGCAGTGGAAGTGGGAGCAATCGTTCATCCAGTGGAGGTACTAGTGCATCATCATCAAATTCCAAGTTGTTGAAATCACCCAAAGACAAGCTGCAGATCAGCGGAAACAACAGGTTAATGCATTCGGTACAGCACAGCAAAGTTCCCCATGACAAAAT TATGACTCCATCTGTCAAAGTGGAAAAGATTCATCCAAAGATAGATGGTGCCCAACTGAAAGCTGCTGTTGGTCCAACTTGTTCTACTACTGTGAGTTCCTCAATAAAGACTGGCCTTAATTGTCCCTCAATACCAAAGCCACCCTTGCCTTCCCCTGGACAGATACTGAATGGTAAAGGTCTTCTCTCTGTGCCTCcatttttggaaaagaaacctGAAGAAAATACGAATAATAGGAAATTTTTACATAAAAGATTGtcag AGAGAGAATTTGATCCTGATATATACTGTGGTGTCATTGATGTGGAAACCAGGAAACCTTGTACTAGGTCTTTAACATGCAAG ACACATTCCTTAACCCAGCGGAGGGCTGTACAGGGTCGAAGAAAGCGATTTGATGTGTTGTTAGCTGagcacaaaagcaaaaccagggaAAAGGAACTTCTTCGACATTCGGATCATCATCAGCAGATGCCCCCTCTCAGGGAACCACATCCCTCACCTACTAAAacttcccaggagctgcaccaAAATTCTCATGGAGTTACTCTTACAGAATCAAAGCCTTTATTACCTAATAAACCCAAACCTCACCCCCCCAGTCTTCCAAG GCCTCCAGGCTGTCCAGCCCAGCACAGTGGAAATGCCCCCAGCGAGTCTCCTTCTGTCCACGAGTCCCCGCACCCTCCCTtgcctgcagctgagccagcaTCTCGGTTATCCAGTGATGAGGGAGAATGTGATGAAAAAGAAGAGCCTGTTGAAAAACTGGATTGTTATTATTCAGGTCATCATCCTCAACCAGCCGCT TTTTGCACATTTGGTAGTCAGCAAATTGGAAGAGGTTATTACGTGTTTGACAAGCGGTGGAACCATATTCGATGTGCACTTGACTTCATGTTGGAGAAGCATCTTAATTCACAGATGTGGAA GAAAATTCCTCCAGCATCCAGTAACACAGCATCGGTCCGTGCCCCACATCGGACAAACCTGATGCCTGCTTCTCAGCACGGTGTCAGTGCAGCAGGGTTCCTCTTACCCACCACGGTTATGTCATCGCCAGCGTTGGTCTCTCCTTCCTGTGTGTCTCTGAACCACAAATCGGTACCATCCCATGGGACGACACTAAATGCCAATCCCGCTGCCCTGGGTGCAGTGGATCCTGTCTGCAGTATGCAATCAAGACAAGTGTCTTCTTCCCCTTCAACACCTACAGTGCTTTCCTCTGTACCTTCACCTATGCCCAGCAAACctcagaaaatgaaatccagCAAATCTTTTAAACCTAAGGAAtcttctgctggcagtggcACCTGTAACAGCACCGGCAGCGTCAGTAGCAGCGGCGGCTCAGGAAAGAAGCGTAAAAACAGTTCCGCACTGCTCGCACCTTCTCATTCCACAGAGTCCTTTAGAAAAAACTGTGTGGTTAACTCTGGAAACTCTGGGACCTCCTATCATCCATCGGTGACAGCTTCGTCCCACAGCGTTGGCCTCAACTGTATGACTAGCAAAGCTAACTCTGTTAGCCTCAAACATGACCAATCAGGGAGGGGTCCTCCAACTGGGAGCCCTGCAGAATCCATAAAGAGAATGAGTGTGATGATGAACAGCAGCGACTCCACGCTCTCCTTAGGGCCATTTGTTCATCAGTCTAGTGAGCTGACTGTAAATTCACACAGCAGTTTTTCACATTCACATACTTCCCTTGACAAAttaataggaaagaaaagaaagtgctCACCTGGTTCAAGCAGcatcaacagcagcagcagcaaatcaAACAAAGTTGCCAAATTGACATCAGTGAACAATGTTCATGCAAAACACACTGGTGCAATCCCAGGGACGCAAGGACTGATGAACAATTCTCTGTTTCATCAG CCGAAGGCCCGTCCCTGA